The nucleotide sequence ccgacgattttccCCCCATCAATATCCTTAATGTATTACTGTATCGACAGTTTAATGCAAAGTATTTGAAGACATATGGAGTGAGGTCATATCGAAATATGGACTTGCTAACACACGCTTTCATCTTGGAATTCTCTACAAAAACCACTGAATAATTTAGTAAGAAAATATCAATTTCACCCCCAGTTCTTCCTTCTCCAATTTCAAAAACTTTGAGTAAATGTATGgagattttgttaaatttttgtgTTTAGGATCACATTAGCTTTGTGAACTTGCTGGGTCTTATCCCAAACGTCCGTTGGTAAGGTGAGGATCCTCTAACCTTTATGAAATTATTGGTATAGGAAACCCTATGTTGATTTAGTAATATTTGTATGGTATTAGGTTAAATTATGTGTTTTGGAGGCAAATTAATGGAATTGGAGGCTTGGGAGTGAATATTTAAAGCTTGAGTTTGGTTCTTTGTTGTTGGATTTTAGATTTGGTGTATATTTGGAGCTTTGGAATTTTTTGGAACAGTGTATTTGTGGTGTTCTGAGCTTAGGGAGGAATCAAATaatgtatggttttggtttctcgtagttaatgtttaatgtcacgtgaaaacttaggctagttgaccgtaAGATAAGTTGAATTATATGAATGATTGAGAATTAGTGATTTTATTGGAAATTGTTAAATGAATCGGTTGGTTTGATTGAGTATATATAGTGTATGTATATAATGTGAGAGTGTTGAATTATTATGAAAATGTGATGATTATTGAAGTTGGTAATGACTTAAGTTGATTATGAGTTATAATAAGGATGATATGTTGAGGAATAATGATAGTGTTGTTTTGATCATGGCTTATCTGGAATGAAATTTATAAAATGGGATGTTGGTATATTGTGGAAGGGATAGAAAGTGTAGGAATGTGGTTTGAATACAGTTGGTGTTGTTTTGGGATATGAACTTTGATTTGAAGTTGAGAATTTGGAAAATAGAGGTTTTGatcttttttgaaaaaaaaatagatttttatcaAACTTTGGCGTTCCATAACTTGAGCATTGGATTTTggatttgaataaaatttgtttcaaagataatttcaagagctttaaaacggtTTAAAGTTTGTGTAAACTGGAGTTTTGCAAAGGAGGTTATGAATGCCGGAAGTTTGGTATAGAAAACTAATTTTTATGATTTAGCAGCTTTTTTAGGATAAAGGAGGGGTCGCGAATGCTAGCATGCACAAGAGACGCGAGATTTACTCGCTGCCTTGATATCTCGTGTACGCAGATATGGTCCCGTGTATGCGGACCTGTTAAATCGAACGCTTGCGTATGCGGGCAGTACATGCTACGCGAGAAGTTCCTTTCGTTTTGCCATCTCGTGTATGCGAACATAATCTCACATACGTAAGACTCCTGTTTTAGATAAAAGTGGGATTTTTGTATACTAATCCAATCCTCTAATTTTTTAAATCTCTGAAAATTATGTTTCTGGTCCGATATCTAGGTTTTAGGTTACGGATTAGGGGTAAGGATATTGAAGGATCTAGTTTTGGTATCAAAGGAGAGCTGAGAATTGAATGACTGATTCAATGAGACATTGAGATTGATGATTGAGACATAATGAGAGGGTTGTGATATCATGAGGTGATGATGAATGAGTGGGGTGATGATGACAGATTATGATTGAGATATTTGTGACCAGGAAAGAGTTGAAGAACTGGGTAAcatgcagtggcgttgtccacttgctctggataaaagatgaggaagaagaatgattGAATGTGATTATGAGGACAATGATTAAGAATGTGAAGTGTGAATGTATTTTTTGCTATGTTTTTGTTGCATAAGTTTTTCTCTGTTTGTAAAGTGTGTCAGGCAccatatcccatgagtgtgacggCACAATACCCCAAGAGTGTGGCGGGCACTATATCCTAAGAGCGTGGTGGGCACTATACCCCAAGAATGTGGGAACACTTTTTCATGGGAAATActacgggcactatatcccatgagtgtagcgggcactatatctcaagagtgtgacgggcactatatcccaataGTGTGGAGCCATGTCAGAGAAACAATATCTAGGTTAGCTACCGGGTGTGTCAGATTctgtgagctcacggccagtaggacaggtatatatcatgtgcatttgtatgtttcTACACAATTGTACAAATTCACAAACTTTCACTTCAAGTTCAAATCCAAGGTATACCAATGCCATCTACAAGCCTTCTATATTCTCAATCATAAATTTTCAATCAATTCCAACCTAAAAATCGTACTTTCTAATTTTTCTCCATTTCTACCTTGCCTCAGCACCCAACAACTCACCTAATACCCGATGTTATCCTAAATCACCATATAATCTGCTAGCTCTAACAGTAGTACTCTACGTGGTATAATTTTGTTTGGTTCTAAGTTTGACACTCTCAGTCCTAAATTCTCATACCTGCCATAGGCCACGATTAAAAACAGTGATTCCGTATCATGTATGGAAATTAGAGTTCAGTTACCATCTTTGCAGTTGCCTCAACGTTGCTGTTGAAATCGATCGGCATCCAGAGTCCTCCCACGTGGACAATCCCTAGATATATGCCCTGGTACACTACATCGGTGACATAGACCTAACCCAAGCCTGCGCGGCTCATTTGGAGCAGTCTCATCCTGACCTTCTAATGTCAAAACCCACTCCATGGAACAATCTTCTGCGAGATGACTCTTCCGGATTAACTCAGCCAAATTCCCTATCCTCTATGGGTTCACATAATTGAATATCTCTTTCTTGAGTATGAGTCCCCTTCTGTTATTGGGTACATGCCCATTCTTCAGAGTTAGCTGGATCTCCTTGACAAGTCTTTGAGAAGCAGCACAGGTTATTAAATTCTTGGGTATACTCATCAACAAACATACCCTCCTGCTTTAGCTGCATTAGGTCCAACTCCTTCGCGATGCAAattgattgcaagaaatatatatataaagggaGTTATTAAACAAGAAGCCTAAAAAGGAGCGAAATAAAAATCACGATCGTAACCACTCTCGTATCGAAGGAAAGAAGTAAAACGCGTTTGGAAAGAGGTAAATAACTAAAATAGTAAAGGATAAACAGAATATGGCAGAATACATATAATAAGGTATATATGACAGTGAAAaatcctaattttgtggtttatcttgtgttgattttaggggattttatcaacttttctcatatttattcaataaaatagcatgattttgtgagttgctcctaatttgtgcttaagtttaaaaacatgctttttagggaTTTAagtcactaattttaatttactttaattccatttgatgccttgatatgtttgttaagtgatttcaggattcgaaggcaaagattgggttgaaggaatgaagaaaaagcatgcaaaaatggagaatttatgaagaaatgaggatttgctgaactgaAGGCCACGCACacacgtcacccacgcatacACGTGAGATGGAAATTCGCAAGCGACGCACACGCATCACCCCACACGCATGCGTGACCAGGAAAATTgccgatgacgcgtacgcatgacccatgcgtacgcgtgacaagcggcacgtgactcacttaaagacaaaacgctaggggcaatttctgatgcttttgaacccaaggatggcAAGGGATTGAGTGTGGGAGAACCATAGTGTAGTTTccatcatgttgtaggtagaattctagagagagaggctctctcctctctctatatTTAgggtagaaattagggtaaagttaggttaatctctctcaaatctatctttcaattcttattttgatttagttttcccttttAAGTCCTTGTTATTACAGCTTTGctcttctagttcttgttgttaatttccctttcatgtcatttttatgtttatgaacccttgttggatctcaatttcttttgatgcaattttatatttctatgtcTCTTGATGTTTACCTcacttgctattgttgatttcttgcttttgttagttatagcttttattaattcttgcattttatgatgtttacctttattgcactctaggtgtttgttaaaatattttcactagtttttgggtagttttcttgactcttggcctaggctaagggaattgagtgaccttgagtcattgggtctcaatgaattggtgatttgagaacccttagtggtcaatttaaTAACCATttactctagcctactactaagtcaattagtagctaggttaggacttatagattgatgttgatcaagtctatttgacatacttaatgcatttaggtagacattatacttacttcaagcataagagtagactaaatgggttggtccctcataattgtgaATATTTAATTTGTAgataaggatggtgatctcaattacctatgtctagccaagagttcttcctttcttttattaattcttgttatttactttcttgcttttatatttcCTTGCCAATTACAAATCAACCCCTTTGcatctttatagccaataattgaacacttcattgcaattccttgtgagacgacccgaggtttaaaaactttggttaattcttattggggtttgtacttgtgacaaccaaaatctattaaaatttgaattgagCATTACTagttggttgggaactatactatcaacagAATTATTTTGAATGAAATTCCTAACCATACGAAAATGCTCATTCAGATAGCCACTAGCCACACCCTGTGAAGTTTAAGTCGAATAGGATACAGAATTTAAAACAGTTGACAACAGTGTTTCCTATCTCTCCCAAATATACAACatagcctctataggcaagttcaaaaattaataattacaTACATCATAAAAGGTTTTACAAAATAAGGGGAAAGAATCTAAGCAAACTGTAAAATAGGAATTAGGTAAACTTTGCCGCGTCCCAGATGAATCATAGCTCACTGCTGAGCACCTGAAGCTGTATCTAAAAAATAGAGAATATATacagaatgagaacccccgacccatgggtttccaGTACGATAAAAGTGCCAAATACATACAATGCACTATTATAAGAACTCACTAAGCATCTTAAGCTTCCTTTCATCAATTATTCACCCTAAGTTCTCACTACTCCATAACTTAGGCAACTGTCTTAGGGGATACTAAGTCTAATTCAATTTATCATCTTTCCCAACCTTCTAACTTTCCAACTTCCAATTTAGAATAGAACCATATCCAGAACCAGCACCAGCCCTCAACGTCAACCAACACCAGCATGAGAGACCTCTTAGTTGTACAAACAAAAAcaatgcaaacaagtaatacacaagtaagGCATGTAAGGCAAGTAGCATTTAGTGATATAACATATTCAATTAGGAAACTGATACAAAAAGACATtcccaaacaaataaaatatatgcAAATAATGCATGCCTGTCCTGTGGCCAATGAGTTCATTTATCAATTATACAACCAAATttgacatgtccggtagctaaccctagACAGTCCCAACGTACACGCATCTACCAAGAGGAATTTTACATCTTCAAGGAGGAACACCTAGAAAGGTATAAATGTCCGGCCACAACTTGTGACACAGGGTCAAGAGAGTTTCCACCTCATTCCGGAGCAAGcggaatcactccactgcatctacccaggcaatTACATTTCACCACGTCCCAACGCAAGCAAAATCACTCCACTGCAACTACCTAGGTAGGTACATCTCACTACGTCCTGGAGCAAGCGGAATCACTTCACTGCATCTACACAAGCAGATGTACTTCATCAGACTTAGTCTCCTTGTCATACTTATCCTCAATCATATTCCTCATAAGTAATCATCATCATCCCTCATCATCATAATCATTCTATCTCAACCACATCCCGGAGTAAGcagaatcactccactgcatctacccagacaAGTACATTTCAATCTCAATCATTTATCACTATCTCTCAATATCATTATCCTCCTCATTATATCTTAATCATAATAAATCATCTTTACTAGTCATCCTCTTAATCATTCGTTTCACATCTTAATCATAATCATATTCAACATTAAATCTATCATCAACTCATCACGCATCACCTCACGTCTTACTCAATTTTCTCAATTTCACTAACTCAACTCTTTAGATTTGGCCTCTAACTCTCCCATCCTTAATTGCACCGGCTCTATACTCCTATCGGGGTTATAAAGGTTTAAAAGGCTAGAAAAATGGTTGAGGACGTTAAAAGTTCAAGTTTGAAAATCTgggtggtcatgcgtacgcatgagtgcAAAATTAGGCAAACTCGCGTACACGGAAGACTTGGGCAGCGGGGAACGCTTGCATACGATCACCATGTCCGCGTACGCATGAGCGTTTTTATGCCAAAGTCGCGTAGGCAGCCATGTCCCGCGTACACATGGGCAAAGGCATAGCCAATTCATGCGTACGCATAACAGTGCTCGTGTACGCGTGACATATCATAATGGGAAAAAACTGATATGTTATAAAAATACAAGTTTTTCACCGCAAATTTTAAACCTTCGTATCTTTTTCCACAAAATTTACTTTTTTCAATcattcttgaaccattagaaagatcgataaataaattttcataaaagtatagatttttaaaattttcaactaCGATGACTGAGTCACAGCCCGTCGAATATGGCCAAAAACTAGTTTTTACCAAAAAGCATAATTTACCAATTTTTCCAAAGTTCACAAGccaaaataattttttcactTAACAAATTAACCTCACACCAACTCAATCCACATATCCACACTCAACCAAAATTCAAACCTACTTCATTTACATATTCCAACTTAAATACATCAATCCAACACCTCAAAAACTCATTTTCTACTATACCGTCAATCATTCCAATTTTCACACATTccataaattttctaattaatatttataaatttttgaacctattccagacaattaaattatatttatcctattttatttaaatggTTAATTAATTTTCTGGTTCTTACATCTTCCTACCAATTGTTTCACCTTTATGATTCTTGATGAGACAAAAGTTAAGAATTCTCTTTTGCAACTTTCATTCTTGATCAATAAAATGTTCAGTGAGGCAAAGATAGTTTAGATTTTATACAGAAGTCCAACAATCAATGGTTAAACACACACTTTGATTTGAATTGATAAAGACACTCTTCAACTTATGTTTTTCATTCATGAACAAGTTCTAACAATCTCTAGCAACTGAAATCCTTGCTGGAATATGGAGTTTTGGCTGCAAAACACTCATGAAATAACGAAACCCCTCTCCTTCAACAAATCTAAAAGGCAACTCATCTACAATTATCATTCTAGCAAGGAGTTGCCTACATAAATCAGGATCAAATGACACAGAAGTCAAACAATTATCCTGCCCATTTCCTTCATCTTTTTAAGTTGCTGCATAACAAGTGTTTTTTGTGTGGGATCAAGTGAATCTTTGGAAATTTTCTACACTGACTCATCAAGTGACTTTTAAGATTGCTGGTACCATTTTTTTATGAATCAGCCACATAAGATGCTCCACATCATTTACATATAGCCTTAGGTTCGGGACCACTTTCATCTTTTTATAAAATGCTCCCAAGTCATCCAAGATCTAAGTCTAATAGGTTTTTTAGTGTTACCTGGTTCTTTAAATTGGCCAAGATTAGGTGACTCATTAGCAACATTTCTTTGCCTCTCCTCCTCCTAGATCTAGTTCCATCATTATTCTGATCACTGGGCGGTGATAGCGACGGCGTCTACGTCTGCATCTATGTCTAAGTTTGTGGCTGCAACTGCGGCTGTGGCGGCAGTATCGACTTTGACTATCCCAAAGATCCGACTGATTCAAAAGTGGATAGAGTAGCACCGGTAAATCCTGGCCCACTATTTTAAACATCCTGTGATAACAAAGAATAATTAATCAGTTTATGTTATTTTTCTCAATTAATCAGCATATTCAATTGTTACCAACATAcacattataaaataaaaatattacctTAGGATATGAAGCTGACATTGTTGACCTTAAAATTGGAAGCTAAAATCAACTGAATAAATGTAAAATCtacaaaagattaaaaaaaagaattcaatcaacaagaatagaatACTTAATTTAACACAAAGTTTGACAAATTTTAATCACAAGAACAGATAGTTAAAAATAACAAGAACAAACACAAAATTTAACACAAAGTTTAACAAAAACAAGAATAAATACCTCGAGAACAatacaaaattaaacaaaaacaaGTAAAAATATACTGAGAAGAGGAGGCGGCAGCGACTTCTACTACTACAAAAAAGACTAAATTGTAGGAGTTTGTTAATAAAggttttcaaaaaatcctgtaaatttgaatttgaaaataaaatattttttttattttattaaaaaatttattaatgggAGTTTTAATTTTGAATAGTAGAATTTTCCACAACCCcataaattaaaaagaatccCTCCACACAATTTGGTAGGCAAAAAATCCTCCTCTTCCCGCGAAATTCGATTCCCTTCCTCCCACCCTTTTCTGCTCCTATTCTCCTAAGATTCTAACTACTTcgttttttatatttctttattgaTTGCTGCTATTCGCTGTTGTGCCTCTGCTACTTGTGTTTGTATTGTTGCTGCTATTCGCATTGGTGTTACTGCTGCTATTCACATTTGTGTTCGCATTCGAGCTCGTGTTGCTGCTACTGTTTGCGTTCTATTGCTGCTGCTATTTGCGTTCATAGTTGCAACTATGCTTCTATGCAAAAGTAACAATTTGCTAGCATACACAGATGGGAACTATTAGGGTTTATAACCTGATTTTTGAATTGCACGTGTGGTAGAAAACAAAAGAGGGATTTGTTGCGATGATTATACAGAGCTTTATTTATTTAGGTTAATGTTTCCTCCATTTAAATGAATTGCTGCTTGAGTCTCTCTTTAATGCTGACTCCTGATACTGTACTTAATTGTTAACATTCTCTTTTTGTGTTTTCAGCTTGTTTAGTTTCCAAATGCTCAAAGCTAAAGATAAAGTAGACGGACCTTCTTTCTTGAATATGGTGAGTAGAAACTCTAAGTCATTTTAACGTCACTACACTTTAAGTAAAATTTTGCACCTAGATAGAAGGTACTGATTTGTTTCAATTGCTAAAGCTTTAGCCTTATTGCTTTTTAAACTGACAATACCAAGTTAATATTTTCTATCTCTATTCTCTCTGTGATGATACCAAGTTATTCTTAAGAAGCTTGATACATTCAAAGACTGTTTAACTGTTACACTGAACGATGTAAAACTTATACTATCATTCAATTAGATGCTTGTGTTTATGTGACTTTCTAGATAGTGGGTGGTCAAGTCAAAGATTTTTACAAATATAGCAATACATAAAGAATGTCTGTATATATGTATTGATATTTTTTACATTCATCATTCATGCAAGTTATATATAtgcttttttcattaaaaaaaaagtttacgtTGGGATTTATTTTGCTAGACATAAAAATCATTTATTAATCTTCATCTAAAAATTTAAGCTTTTTAGCTTCTAGTGAAATTGGCTCCTCACAATCTGACATTGTATTAGAACTCCTATAATCATGTAGTCTCCAATTTGTTTCTACTACTATTCTTTGAACCAAAATGTTGAATTTCAGTACATGATGGAGCATCTTATTTTCAGTACATGCAAGTTTTGCTTTGCTTCTTCATTCTGTAATACCACATGCATGATTTGAATGAAGTTTTATTTTGAGATAATTAGATTCAATGTGTATATAcatttcaaggtttgaatttTCTGGCTCTTCCAACTCTGAAGGTGATTGACTGTACATTATTACAGTTCTACTTGCATGTGTTTATTTCTTTCTGTTTGTGCTTAATCACCTTAAGAAAGATCATAGGATTATAAATTCATAACCAATTTCCATGTTTCTTATGGTAGTTACATTTGAAATCCCCTGTTTTATTACTATGTGAATATTTATGTACATTATTACTGATCACGATTTCAGAAGAAGAATCTAGATGAATTTTATTAACAAACTACTAATATTCTTTTTAAAAAAGAATCATACTATTATTAAATTATTGACATCAACGAAGAAAAAGTGAATCTAACAAAACCAGGTGGAACCTCTTCTAATGATATAACATGATTTTTGACTGaatttttctaactttttattgTTACATTCATCTACAGCAATACCAAAGTGTAAAtgtgttacggatccggcccacggatcccGGACCCACAACTAAACCCGAACCCGGTTCCTCGGGTCCGACCCATCTCCATCTTCCGGAAGGCCCGAAACCGGCCCTCCAGAGctcctaaccgactttcgaattcaaacatctcccttatcttagccagataagataagaaaagataagatgctCACCAACACCTATAAAATGAGGACCCAAGTCCctcaggtattcattcattcctcacaccttctacctcttagatccattctgacttgagcgtcggagtgtctttgcaggtacctccccccattacTCCAGTCAAGCGATCCGGTATCTGCCTCGACCCGTAGgttcccgatccatctctcaaacccgtaccagagacatcttgtacattggcgccgtctgtggggaccttTGTGCTAGCCGAGCCGAATGGGGGACGCCCTGGAGGAAACCCCCTCAAGCCAGGATGACTCTCGACAGCTTCATCCGACTTCAGAACACCGGGAGGTCACGAACCAAGCAAGAATAGCAAGCACTATCCACCACACAAACGACCACGTCGTCACGGACCAACGACATCCTGAGAAAGCTAGGGACAAAGCGGCACAGATCATCCAGGATCTCTGCCTCCGAGTCCAAGAGCTTGAAGGCAAGCTGAGCAACAGAGAAAAACACAACAACGAACACGGAAGCCAGGCAACTTCCAGATCAAGATCCCGCCGCGGCAGGTTGCCGACCCAACAACGCGATAGGAGAGACGGTCGCAGCACCTCGCGCGACCACGATCACGAGAAATCGCCGGAACAGCGGTACAACAAGAAACACAACCGCAGCGCTTCCCGAGATCTAAGTCGTCAACACGACTCACACGAAGATCGGAGGCACCGAAATACCAAGCGCACAAGAAACAACCACACAATAATGGGAGCTACACCCTTCACAGAAAGAATCTTAAGAGTGAAACTCCCCAAAGGTTTCGACAAACCTACCGACATGAAGTATGACGGGACCAAGGACCCCCAggaacatctaacggccttcgaggccaggatgaacctggaaggagcGGCCGATGCGGTCCGATGTagagccttcccggtaaccctcgCGGGGCCAGCAATCAAAtagttcaacgccctcccaaacggatccATAGCCAATTTCCACGACATAAcacgaaagttcatggcccagttcacaaCTAGAATCAGTAAAGACAAACACCCCATCAGCCTGCTAGGGGTCATGcaaaaacaagaagaatccacaaggaaatacctcgaccgcttcaacgacgaatgcctaacggtcgacggGCTCACGGATTCCGTTGCGAGCCTCTGCTTAACCAACGGACTCatgaacgaagattttcgcaaacacctcaccaccaaaccAGTATGGACTATGCACGAGATCCAGAATGTCGCCAAAGATTACATCAATGACGAAGAAGTCAGTCAAGTCGTCGCTGCCAACAAACGACAGCACGGCAACACCCAACACGGCAACTCAGCTCCTCGCCAAAATCCACCACCCAGAGAGAATCAAAGAGACCACCCCAGGCCGACAAATACAAACCGACCACAAAAAATTGgcaaattctctaattacacACCCCTGACAGCACCAATTACGGAagtataccaccaaatagcagaccgaggcatcattccgaaagcccgacaactcaaagaaaggacgggaggcaacaaaaccctctactgcgactaccaccgaggttacggtcacaaaacacaagattgttttgaccttaaagacgccctcgaacaagccatacgagacggcaagctcccagaatttgccaaaatcatcagagaacccaGCCGCGCGGAAAGAGACAGGTCGCCGGAAAAAGACGGGCGTAACTCGAGAACCCAGAAGCAACCCCCCAGAGGAAGCCCAGAAGACGACCCGACCATTATAGTAAACGTCATCACGGGCAAAGACATATCGAGCAAGTCAAAACTAACAATGAAAAatgacctcaaagtaatggcggTCAGAAACCAGACTCCAACCACTACAGCCGACAACACGATAACCTTTTTACCAGAGGACTGCCAGCACGGTACCTCGGCCGAAGATGCCCCCTTCGTCATCTCGGCCAGAATCAGAACAGGACTGGTACGACGGATACTGGTAGACACCGGGGCAGACTCGAACATCCTCTTCCGaggagccttcgacaagctcgggctCCACAAAgacaacctccaaacacaccgcaacggagtcacgggactcggagacaactttcTCAAACCAGACGGCTCAATCACCCTTCCCATCACCATAGGAACAAGCAGCCAGAAGAAGACAATCCTATCCGAATTTGtagtcctaaaagactccacagcctataacgtgattctcggaagaaaaacaatcaacgacttctccgcagtcatctttaccaaatacaTCCTCATGAAGTTTAGAACCGAGGACGGATCCATCGGTACCGTCCACGGGGACCGAGAGGTCACAGccgaatgcgacaacaccagcctagctCTAAGGAAGAAATCCCGAGATGCAGCCGGGATATTCCTAGCCGACCAGGACACCCGCCAAGACGACCAACCCAGGCCAGAACCAGAAGGAGACATGGAAAAGCTACAAATAGGGCCAACCAAGGAAGAATACACCTT is from Arachis ipaensis cultivar K30076 chromosome B01, Araip1.1, whole genome shotgun sequence and encodes:
- the LOC107608095 gene encoding arginine/serine-rich coiled-coil protein 2-like — translated: MGDALEETPSSQDDSRQLHPTSEHREVTNQARIASTIHHTNDHVVTDQRHPEKARDKAAQIIQDLCLRVQELEGKLSNREKHNNEHGSQATSRSRSRRGRLPTQQRDRRDGRSTSRDHDHEKSPEQRYNKKHNRSASRDLSRQHDSHEDRRHRNTKRTRNNHTIMGATPFTERILRVKLPKGFDKPTDMKYDGTKDPQEHLTAFEARMNLEGAADAVRCRAFPVTLAGPAIK